One segment of Arcanobacterium phocae DNA contains the following:
- a CDS encoding galactose-1-phosphate uridylyltransferase: protein MSDSELTAFYRAVDALVDYADAHLGLDPTDADWTRNRIFGLFGLNSYRPTGATGREHERPDALITQLRETGIAAGLFDADDAPSLCDQMFGIVSLPPSGIKNRFFDDVAAHGGSYAMDRLYDYSVKNNYVRLSVLEENPRFETNGLVVTINKAKPEFKSSATAKAGNAVAGGYPQCSICHENEGFAGRAKFTLRTIPVTLGDRPWFWQFSPYGYFHEHGIVVNQEHKPMHVSRGTFRRLLDFVDQFPEFFIGSNAALAGTGGSVLGHDHYQGGRKTLPMHTAGTWKSLRCPDFPNVTVEILDWHNTAVRVVSTDRDAIEEVSERIRDGWVNYRNDELGIIPRDGDQVFSSVSPTVLMTDRGYEMSIIFRSNITSEKYPEGVFHAHPEYFAIKQESIGLIEAQGLFILPGRLDGQLAQIGELLAEDQKLPEELSEFAGVFAELRERVGDSRDPERIAQAIRDELGSVCQRILRNTAVFKEHSTTLSFLEDLGFIAE from the coding sequence ATGAGCGACAGCGAGTTGACAGCGTTCTATCGTGCAGTCGATGCGCTGGTTGATTATGCGGACGCCCATCTGGGTCTTGACCCGACGGATGCGGATTGGACCCGCAACCGGATCTTCGGGCTGTTCGGACTCAACTCGTATCGGCCAACCGGTGCTACCGGGCGTGAACACGAGCGCCCAGATGCGTTGATTACACAATTGCGCGAGACGGGTATCGCGGCAGGTTTGTTTGACGCGGATGATGCGCCGTCGTTATGCGACCAGATGTTCGGGATCGTCAGCCTACCGCCGTCGGGAATCAAAAACCGATTTTTCGACGACGTCGCTGCGCACGGCGGATCGTATGCAATGGACAGGCTCTACGATTACTCGGTCAAAAACAACTATGTGCGGTTGAGTGTACTGGAGGAAAACCCGCGGTTTGAAACGAACGGGCTCGTTGTGACGATCAACAAAGCCAAACCGGAGTTTAAGAGCAGTGCTACCGCGAAGGCCGGGAATGCGGTTGCCGGTGGATACCCGCAATGCTCGATCTGTCACGAGAATGAGGGCTTTGCTGGGCGTGCAAAATTCACCCTCCGCACGATTCCGGTAACTCTTGGGGATCGGCCCTGGTTCTGGCAGTTCTCGCCATATGGCTATTTCCATGAGCACGGTATTGTGGTTAATCAGGAGCATAAGCCGATGCACGTGAGCCGAGGAACGTTCCGGCGGCTGCTTGATTTCGTCGATCAATTCCCGGAGTTCTTTATCGGTTCTAACGCGGCGCTTGCTGGGACTGGTGGTTCAGTTCTGGGACATGACCATTATCAGGGCGGTAGGAAAACCTTGCCGATGCATACGGCTGGCACCTGGAAATCGTTGCGTTGCCCGGATTTCCCGAACGTGACTGTGGAAATTTTGGACTGGCACAATACGGCAGTTCGGGTCGTGTCCACTGATCGTGATGCGATCGAGGAAGTATCGGAGCGGATTCGGGACGGTTGGGTCAACTATCGTAACGACGAGTTGGGCATTATTCCACGCGATGGCGATCAGGTGTTCTCGTCTGTTTCACCAACGGTGTTGATGACCGATCGTGGCTATGAAATGTCCATTATTTTCCGGTCAAATATCACCAGCGAGAAATACCCTGAAGGCGTGTTCCATGCGCATCCGGAATACTTCGCAATCAAGCAAGAATCGATCGGGCTCATTGAGGCTCAGGGCTTGTTTATTTTGCCGGGGCGTCTGGACGGGCAGCTTGCGCAGATCGGGGAATTGTTGGCTGAAGACCAGAAGCTTCCGGAAGAACTGAGCGAGTTTGCTGGAGTTTTTGCTGAGCTTCGCGAGCGGGTAGGTGATAGCCGAGATCCAGAGCGCATCGCTCAAGCGATCCGCGACGAATTAGGAAGCGTATGCCAGCGAATCTTGCGGAACACTGCCGTGTTCAAAGAACATTCGACGACGCTCAGCTTCCTGGAGGACCTCGGGTTTATTGCTGAATGA
- a CDS encoding MuF-C-terminal domain-containing protein yields the protein MGWSNSNISHTQKHIYKEVEPEPQGHGLSVETLKQLPELLEKPAAVFNSLTKSNAYTVLLDIKDNVGRVILVALQPDSRAYYRG from the coding sequence ATGGGTTGGAGCAACAGCAATATCTCCCATACACAAAAACATATCTATAAAGAGGTAGAACCCGAGCCGCAAGGGCACGGTCTAAGTGTCGAAACACTAAAGCAGCTACCAGAATTATTAGAGAAGCCCGCAGCAGTGTTCAATAGCCTTACAAAAAGTAATGCATACACTGTGCTCTTGGATATAAAAGACAATGTTGGTCGAGTCATACTCGTTGCTTTACAGCCGGACAGTCGAGCATACTACCGAGGGTGA
- a CDS encoding CRISPR-associated helicase/endonuclease Cas3, with the protein MNTRSELWAKQDGFDKTYPLLAHLLDTTTIAGVLYDQWLREGLRELFRENLGDKAKSIVQCVAGLHDVGKAIPLFQQRPADKAQRWEKIRKNIQESGSYSSLSNDSIALERSNPQARRHEQLSAYASQPILPSSRQLAKRAWLHLTLGGHHGKFTTIISASDTKELLEELEYGGWSAAQNDLTDGVLKSCDLGREDIPEKLDSTLTLFLSGLIVLADRIASGEPFVDGGFALLESSPDILENPARWIIEREKEAVSRVRATVGVYSPWKDEEAAKHAILGDYDPRPIQQEALNAREGLWSLMATTGSGKTEAALLRHSTRPERLIFLLPTQATSNAIMRRVQHAYRDTSNVAALAHGLASVEDFYQQPLSLYDDEAQYVSHENQTDQPSGLYPSSFVRAGAARLFAPVCVGTIDQALASALPGKWIHFRLLALANAHIVIDEVHTLDVYQTKLLEELLPWLAKTRTRVTFLTATMPSEQRQQLISAYSQVEKELEPPVFPSIDVVTKNKTASIPVESLTAAMAIDLRQTEYDSLVDSHVLWHKEVRAKFPQARLGIICNTVARAQETARQIAKSGETVVVLHSRMTAEHRRQNAQLLLDLLGPHGTGTNITVVGTQAIEASLDIDLDFLNTEVCPAPSLVQRAGRQWRRNDPLRESRCPEENQKTLTVTWFDSDQSWPYRPYLAAEIKHTHEWLDQHSQLVIPDDAQEFIDSAHVKFENALTDFDMEAVTEGVLKAMRAESNRARITDALTERSIVGNFVALTTNNPADESTTRLIDKGSNGRFILGSSESMIPGAWPGTVEDLLALSSQDKENLREALRASMPLSIPRNSESNPHVKEDFLEELGAIPLTESRTLLSGYYFVPNADQFYDSSIGFTGLLQNS; encoded by the coding sequence ATGAACACACGATCTGAACTGTGGGCAAAACAAGACGGATTTGATAAAACATATCCATTACTTGCTCATTTACTTGACACCACAACGATTGCTGGTGTTCTCTATGACCAGTGGCTCCGCGAAGGATTACGCGAACTATTCCGTGAAAATCTTGGAGACAAAGCTAAATCCATCGTCCAATGCGTTGCGGGACTCCATGATGTTGGTAAAGCCATTCCACTATTTCAGCAACGTCCAGCAGATAAAGCACAACGCTGGGAAAAGATTCGAAAAAACATACAGGAATCTGGTAGCTACTCCAGCCTTTCAAACGATTCAATAGCTTTAGAACGGTCAAATCCGCAAGCTCGCCGACATGAACAACTATCTGCGTACGCTAGTCAACCAATCCTGCCGTCTTCACGCCAACTAGCTAAGAGAGCATGGCTCCATTTAACTCTCGGCGGCCATCACGGAAAGTTCACTACTATAATTTCCGCATCGGATACCAAAGAACTCCTCGAAGAACTAGAATACGGCGGCTGGTCTGCCGCCCAGAACGACTTAACGGACGGTGTATTGAAATCCTGCGACCTCGGTCGCGAAGATATTCCAGAAAAGCTAGATTCAACTTTGACGTTGTTTCTTTCCGGGCTAATTGTTTTAGCTGATCGGATCGCTTCTGGAGAACCATTCGTTGACGGCGGATTTGCTTTGCTTGAGAGCTCCCCTGACATACTTGAAAATCCAGCACGTTGGATAATCGAACGCGAAAAAGAAGCAGTATCACGGGTTCGTGCCACAGTGGGTGTTTATTCTCCATGGAAGGACGAAGAGGCGGCTAAGCATGCAATTTTAGGTGATTATGACCCACGCCCGATTCAGCAAGAAGCCCTCAATGCTCGAGAAGGGTTATGGTCATTGATGGCTACTACTGGTAGCGGTAAAACTGAAGCAGCATTGTTGCGTCATTCTACCCGACCTGAACGTCTCATTTTCTTGCTACCCACTCAAGCTACGTCTAACGCTATTATGCGCCGAGTCCAACATGCTTATCGAGACACAAGCAACGTAGCAGCACTAGCCCACGGCTTAGCTTCCGTGGAAGATTTTTACCAGCAGCCGCTTTCACTCTACGACGACGAAGCACAATACGTTTCACATGAAAACCAGACCGATCAACCCAGTGGACTATATCCGTCATCATTTGTGCGAGCCGGAGCCGCCCGACTTTTCGCTCCTGTTTGTGTAGGAACAATCGATCAAGCATTGGCTTCTGCATTACCTGGGAAGTGGATACATTTCAGACTTCTAGCGCTAGCTAATGCACATATTGTTATCGACGAAGTTCATACCCTCGATGTTTACCAAACCAAGTTATTGGAGGAGCTACTGCCGTGGTTAGCAAAAACTCGGACTCGAGTAACATTCCTAACTGCCACGATGCCCAGTGAACAACGTCAGCAACTCATTTCCGCATATTCTCAAGTAGAAAAAGAACTTGAGCCACCAGTTTTCCCATCGATCGACGTCGTTACCAAAAATAAAACTGCCTCAATTCCAGTTGAGTCTCTCACTGCAGCTATGGCAATTGACCTGCGTCAAACAGAATATGATTCCCTCGTTGACTCCCACGTACTTTGGCACAAAGAAGTACGTGCGAAGTTTCCACAAGCGCGCCTGGGAATTATTTGTAACACTGTAGCGCGAGCGCAAGAAACTGCACGACAAATCGCTAAAAGCGGCGAGACTGTCGTAGTTTTACATTCACGAATGACTGCGGAACATCGTCGTCAAAATGCACAATTACTCCTTGATTTACTTGGGCCGCACGGAACCGGCACTAACATCACCGTTGTTGGAACACAGGCGATCGAGGCTTCTCTCGATATTGATCTTGATTTCTTGAATACCGAAGTTTGTCCAGCACCGTCACTCGTTCAGCGTGCCGGCAGGCAATGGCGCCGAAATGATCCTCTTCGCGAATCTCGTTGCCCTGAAGAAAACCAGAAAACACTCACTGTGACTTGGTTTGATTCTGACCAAAGCTGGCCCTACCGTCCATATTTAGCTGCGGAGATTAAACACACCCATGAGTGGCTTGATCAACACTCCCAACTTGTGATTCCAGACGATGCACAAGAGTTTATTGACTCTGCTCACGTTAAATTTGAGAACGCACTCACCGATTTTGACATGGAGGCTGTTACTGAAGGAGTTTTGAAGGCGATGCGTGCAGAATCTAACCGCGCCCGGATAACAGACGCCTTAACAGAGCGCTCTATCGTTGGGAATTTCGTTGCACTCACCACGAATAACCCGGCGGACGAATCAACAACACGGCTTATCGACAAAGGGTCTAATGGTCGGTTTATTCTGGGTAGCTCAGAATCTATGATTCCAGGTGCTTGGCCTGGAACGGTGGAGGACCTTCTCGCCTTATCTTCACAAGATAAAGAAAACCTTCGTGAGGCTTTACGCGCTTCCATGCCACTTTCAATTCCCCGCAATTCGGAGAGTAACCCGCATGTGAAGGAAGATTTTCTCGAAGAACTTGGCGCCATCCCATTAACTGAATCCCGTACACTTTTGAGTGGTTACTATTTCGTTCCCAACGCCGACCAGTTCTACGACTCTTCCATCGGTTTTACTGGCCTACTACAGAATTCGTGA
- the cas1e gene encoding type I-E CRISPR-associated endonuclease Cas1e, protein MSYSQEALAFSTIPANHQVRIEDRISFLYLEYCLVRQDRTGVVAIQDATDDDDNPDSEATVTRIQLPVAGLGVLCLGPGTSISNAAITSCARSGCTVAFSGGGGVNAYAHATPLSSSAKWAIAQARLISSLDAQKVAAIKLYSKQFGAGQVRDASIKVMRGIEGRIMRTTYRDLAKKAKIKGFKRDTAAADPINTGLNVANSIMYGVAATVCAAIGVNPALGIIHRGDIRALLFDLADLYKARIVLPLVFSHAHDEDPISEIRRDLRRQIHNKHILEDMLGTLMEILEPHLPNRDDDRLINDHGEVSGHVQYGKDDE, encoded by the coding sequence ATGAGTTATTCCCAAGAAGCACTCGCGTTCAGTACAATACCCGCAAACCATCAGGTGCGAATTGAAGACAGAATATCGTTTTTATATCTGGAGTATTGCCTCGTACGACAAGATCGCACCGGCGTCGTCGCCATTCAAGACGCAACTGACGACGACGATAACCCAGACTCCGAAGCAACCGTAACTCGAATCCAACTCCCTGTTGCCGGACTAGGAGTTCTATGCCTTGGACCTGGGACTAGTATCTCTAATGCTGCAATAACGTCATGCGCTCGTTCAGGATGCACTGTCGCCTTTTCAGGAGGTGGCGGCGTCAATGCCTATGCACATGCAACCCCTTTATCGTCTTCTGCAAAATGGGCGATAGCGCAGGCCCGTTTAATATCTTCCCTTGACGCGCAAAAAGTTGCTGCTATTAAGCTCTATTCGAAACAATTCGGCGCTGGACAGGTCAGGGACGCTTCGATCAAAGTAATGCGCGGTATTGAAGGGCGCATCATGCGCACCACTTACCGCGATTTAGCTAAAAAAGCCAAGATTAAAGGCTTTAAAAGGGACACCGCCGCCGCTGACCCAATAAATACTGGCCTTAATGTTGCAAATTCCATTATGTACGGTGTAGCAGCCACAGTGTGTGCAGCGATAGGGGTTAATCCTGCTTTAGGAATTATTCATCGTGGAGACATTCGCGCACTACTGTTTGACCTAGCAGACTTATATAAAGCGCGTATCGTTTTGCCTCTCGTTTTTAGCCATGCACACGATGAGGATCCTATCAGCGAAATTAGACGCGATTTACGGAGGCAAATTCACAACAAGCATATATTGGAAGATATGCTTGGAACGCTCATGGAAATTCTAGAGCCGCACCTGCCAAACCGTGATGATGACCGTTTGATCAACGATCACGGTGAAGTTTCTGGGCATGTCCAATATGGAAAAGACGATGAATGA
- a CDS encoding phosphotransferase enzyme family protein, protein MDVDIMNEAWSITQKFGIRGEHVSSTRWGDGHINRTYRVTTSSDDYIVQQINTTVFADVDSLMNNIKLVTEHLGKKGKETLEIIPTLDNKLYLRHGEEYFRVYRYIGNSRSYSLATSPNMVRSVAAAFGQFQRDLADFDATLLAETIPFFHHTPTRYQNLLTAIEKDTAGRAADVQDEIAFFMERAAEYSRVTDLMASGEIPSRVTHNDTKINNILLDADTGEARAVIDLDTVMPGSLLYDFGDALRTGAALADEDEKDLTKVGFSLDLYTAYCEGFIPALRETLTPAELDLFAFSAKLMTVECGMRFLADYLDGDIYFGTAYPEHNLVRARNQIAIVADIERKYDQMRAIAERVYNEAGEK, encoded by the coding sequence ATGGACGTCGATATCATGAATGAAGCATGGAGCATTACACAAAAATTCGGTATTCGCGGGGAACACGTCTCGAGTACCCGCTGGGGTGACGGGCATATCAACCGAACCTATCGAGTGACAACCAGTAGCGACGACTATATCGTGCAGCAGATCAACACAACCGTGTTTGCGGATGTGGATAGTTTGATGAACAACATCAAGCTCGTCACCGAACATTTAGGGAAGAAAGGCAAAGAGACGCTGGAGATTATTCCGACGCTCGATAACAAGCTGTATCTTCGCCACGGGGAAGAATATTTCCGCGTGTATCGCTATATCGGCAACTCGCGCTCATACAGTTTGGCAACTTCGCCAAACATGGTGCGATCAGTTGCTGCAGCGTTCGGTCAATTCCAGCGTGACTTGGCAGATTTCGATGCCACGTTGTTGGCAGAAACGATACCGTTCTTCCACCACACCCCAACGCGATACCAGAATCTGTTGACCGCGATCGAGAAAGACACTGCGGGACGGGCGGCCGACGTGCAAGACGAGATCGCGTTCTTTATGGAGCGGGCCGCTGAATATTCGCGTGTGACAGACCTGATGGCTAGCGGGGAGATTCCCTCTCGCGTCACCCATAATGACACCAAGATCAACAACATCTTGCTTGATGCAGATACCGGCGAAGCCCGGGCCGTGATCGATCTAGATACGGTGATGCCTGGATCACTCCTCTACGATTTCGGCGATGCGCTGCGCACGGGTGCTGCGCTCGCGGACGAGGACGAAAAAGACCTCACCAAAGTTGGGTTCAGCCTGGATCTGTACACTGCATACTGTGAAGGATTCATCCCGGCTTTGCGGGAGACGCTCACTCCCGCCGAACTCGACTTGTTTGCTTTTTCGGCAAAGTTGATGACGGTGGAATGCGGCATGCGTTTCTTAGCTGACTACCTCGACGGCGATATATACTTCGGCACCGCATACCCAGAACATAACTTGGTCCGGGCGCGTAACCAGATCGCGATCGTTGCCGATATTGAACGCAAATATGACCAGATGCGGGCAATCGCCGAGCGAGTCTATAACGAGGCAGGAGAGAAGTAA
- the cas2e gene encoding type I-E CRISPR-associated endoribonuclease Cas2e encodes MMFAVLTISAVPEHLHGYVTRFLTEVESGVYVGNISRNVRERLWERVSTTLDEGTSTMIYNDPRQEQGFSMLTAGKNSRKVLDLDGLTVIAMRPGRGKSKIRNR; translated from the coding sequence ATGATGTTTGCAGTCTTAACAATATCCGCAGTTCCCGAGCATCTTCATGGGTACGTGACCCGATTCCTCACTGAGGTTGAAAGTGGTGTTTACGTTGGAAATATTTCACGAAACGTTCGTGAACGCTTGTGGGAACGTGTGAGCACTACGCTCGACGAAGGAACTTCTACTATGATTTATAACGACCCGCGACAAGAACAAGGATTCTCGATGCTCACTGCAGGAAAAAATTCACGAAAAGTATTGGACCTGGACGGCCTGACCGTTATAGCTATGCGTCCCGGACGTGGAAAATCCAAAATTCGAAATCGTTGA
- the gnpA gene encoding 1,3-beta-galactosyl-N-acetylhexosamine phosphorylase → MSVGRFTIPTEENFIQQSTELAEKWGADAIRNSDGTHLDDDVINMGKRIYSAYFPNRGHNYFMKDHMDCVPMVYLMSERTRATDTTVDVPLMVTYFAEQLTINRDATPQRFWEVIDRTSGEVLPIDQWELDPHTDVVHIHNAHPMHEYTVTFLAYVIWDPVQMYNHITNDWGDKEHEIAFDPRHPEIQEFMLNTLDKWLVDNPHVDVVRFTTFFYQFTLIFNNERKEKIVDWTGFAVTVSPRALDEFEREYGYRMRPEHFVDGGSYGSSFVYPSKEQRDWLDFTADFVHSLMKQMVERVQAAGKEAMMFLGDQWIGTEPYSDTFPAVGMDAIVGSVGDGTTTRMIADIKGVKYHEGRFLPYFFPDSFYEGADPSIEAWDNWRKARRAILRSPLERMGYGGYLSLAAKFPKFVDDVATIANEFRDIYDKSGGTGAQAQLTVALLDAWGARRSWQEFTVAHALPNKYNRSFYGILEALSGMRVNVRFLSFDDVLTNGIDSDIDVIINAGPQGTSYSGAQAWKNPQLVSLIRSWVSSGKGFVGVGQPSAVEHGGRLFQLADILGVDQEIYHSLNVDKYWPELTEDHFVIQDIPRESLDFGEAIMNTFPISQQTTVISGLDGQVQLAVNSYDDGRGVYLSGLPYSALNARLLERALFYAAHKEDQYAVWGSSNPECEVAYFAEKGIYAVVNNSEQPQHTVVSLPGSKAATFDLAPSAIEWTSIS, encoded by the coding sequence ATGAGCGTTGGTCGCTTTACTATACCTACCGAAGAAAACTTTATTCAGCAGTCCACTGAGTTAGCCGAAAAATGGGGTGCGGATGCTATCCGTAATTCAGACGGCACCCACCTCGATGACGACGTCATCAACATGGGCAAACGTATATATTCGGCATATTTCCCTAACCGCGGTCACAACTATTTTATGAAAGATCATATGGACTGCGTGCCCATGGTCTACCTGATGTCGGAACGTACCCGCGCCACGGACACCACGGTTGATGTGCCGTTGATGGTCACCTATTTTGCCGAGCAGCTCACCATTAACCGGGACGCTACGCCGCAACGTTTCTGGGAAGTTATTGACCGTACTTCCGGTGAAGTCCTGCCCATCGACCAGTGGGAGCTCGATCCGCACACCGACGTCGTTCATATTCACAACGCTCATCCGATGCACGAATACACGGTGACGTTCTTGGCATACGTCATCTGGGATCCGGTGCAGATGTACAACCACATCACCAACGATTGGGGCGATAAGGAACACGAAATCGCGTTCGATCCGCGCCATCCGGAAATCCAAGAATTTATGCTGAACACCTTGGATAAGTGGCTGGTGGATAACCCGCATGTCGACGTCGTTCGCTTCACTACGTTTTTCTATCAGTTCACGTTGATTTTTAACAACGAGCGCAAAGAGAAAATTGTTGACTGGACCGGTTTTGCGGTGACGGTTTCGCCGCGTGCGCTCGATGAGTTCGAACGTGAGTATGGTTATCGGATGCGTCCAGAACACTTCGTCGACGGCGGCTCCTACGGTTCGTCCTTCGTCTACCCGAGCAAAGAACAGCGTGACTGGCTCGACTTCACGGCGGACTTTGTTCACTCGCTGATGAAGCAGATGGTGGAGCGGGTTCAGGCGGCCGGTAAGGAAGCCATGATGTTCCTCGGCGATCAGTGGATCGGCACCGAACCTTACTCGGACACATTCCCGGCAGTAGGAATGGATGCGATCGTTGGCTCGGTTGGCGATGGCACCACCACCCGCATGATCGCCGACATCAAAGGCGTAAAGTACCATGAGGGCCGCTTCTTGCCTTACTTCTTCCCAGATTCTTTCTATGAAGGTGCTGATCCGTCAATCGAAGCTTGGGATAACTGGCGTAAGGCACGCCGAGCAATCCTTCGTTCCCCACTAGAGCGTATGGGATACGGCGGATACCTCTCCTTGGCAGCGAAGTTCCCGAAGTTCGTAGACGACGTAGCAACGATTGCGAACGAGTTCCGCGATATTTATGACAAGTCTGGCGGTACTGGTGCTCAAGCCCAGCTCACAGTGGCATTGCTAGATGCCTGGGGTGCTCGCCGATCCTGGCAGGAGTTCACGGTTGCTCACGCATTGCCGAACAAATACAACCGCTCGTTCTACGGCATCCTCGAAGCACTCTCGGGTATGCGCGTCAATGTGCGTTTCTTGAGTTTCGACGACGTCCTCACCAACGGTATCGATTCCGATATCGACGTCATTATTAACGCCGGTCCACAGGGCACATCGTATTCCGGTGCACAAGCCTGGAAGAATCCGCAGCTCGTTTCGCTGATTCGTTCTTGGGTCAGTTCTGGTAAGGGCTTCGTAGGTGTTGGCCAGCCGAGCGCCGTCGAACACGGTGGCCGGCTCTTCCAACTCGCCGATATTCTGGGCGTGGATCAAGAAATCTACCACAGCCTCAACGTGGACAAGTATTGGCCCGAGCTCACAGAGGATCACTTCGTCATCCAAGATATTCCGCGCGAGAGCCTCGATTTCGGCGAAGCTATTATGAACACCTTCCCGATTTCGCAACAGACAACCGTGATTTCTGGGCTCGACGGCCAAGTTCAGCTCGCAGTCAACAGTTACGACGACGGCCGTGGCGTCTACCTCTCTGGCCTACCATATTCGGCACTGAACGCACGATTGCTCGAACGCGCATTGTTCTATGCGGCACACAAGGAAGACCAGTACGCCGTTTGGGGTTCATCGAACCCAGAATGTGAAGTGGCATACTTTGCCGAGAAAGGTATCTACGCAGTAGTGAACAACTCGGAACAGCCACAACACACTGTGGTGAGCCTGCCAGGGAGTAAGGCGGCAACATTTGATCTGGCGCCGTCAGCGATTGAATGGACGTCGATATCATGA
- a CDS encoding alpha/beta fold hydrolase, with the protein MRLSVTETGKKLDGIIVAFHGVTDNGASLADLATRFGARWQVVLVDSLGHGFSERFSDDDLRDPFHAACEAASGVVKRYAQQAATGKVFVIGHSMGGAIAAWVAVNYPDLVAGAVLEDPAILTASQAKSYREAAPDLAAGVRGVCADPGQALTDIRAAHPAWSASECAGWVQGKTHVDMRLVESGVVGTTDESLFANLAVPTLLIAGDRDNILFDDGRLATIINPVITIERIAGASHCVRRDQPEKFYDAVDRWMSNQ; encoded by the coding sequence GTGCGGTTATCTGTGACTGAAACTGGCAAAAAGCTGGACGGCATTATCGTCGCTTTTCATGGGGTTACCGATAATGGAGCATCACTTGCTGATTTAGCTACTCGTTTCGGGGCTCGCTGGCAGGTTGTGTTAGTTGATTCCTTGGGGCACGGTTTTTCGGAGCGATTTTCCGACGACGATCTGCGCGATCCGTTCCATGCCGCATGTGAAGCGGCAAGCGGCGTCGTCAAACGATACGCACAGCAGGCCGCCACCGGAAAAGTCTTCGTTATCGGGCATTCGATGGGTGGTGCGATTGCCGCGTGGGTGGCGGTGAACTATCCGGATTTAGTGGCGGGAGCAGTCTTAGAAGATCCAGCGATTTTGACTGCCAGTCAAGCAAAAAGCTATCGGGAAGCTGCGCCGGACCTAGCGGCCGGAGTGCGCGGAGTGTGTGCTGACCCAGGGCAAGCGCTGACGGATATCCGTGCTGCACACCCAGCTTGGTCGGCATCGGAATGTGCTGGTTGGGTGCAAGGCAAAACCCACGTGGATATGCGTCTGGTAGAAAGTGGCGTGGTTGGAACTACGGACGAGTCTCTGTTCGCAAATCTAGCTGTGCCGACGCTGCTCATCGCCGGAGATCGAGACAATATTTTGTTTGATGACGGACGGCTTGCGACCATCATCAACCCGGTAATAACTATTGAGCGCATCGCTGGAGCAAGCCATTGTGTGCGCCGCGATCAGCCGGAAAAGTTCTATGACGCAGTGGATCGATGGATGAGTAATCAATAG
- a CDS encoding NYN domain-containing protein: protein MTAILVDGGFYRRRAYSLFGDKTEKDRADELLKYCHRHISKSRSSLYRIFYYDCPPSDKVFYHPLLKKQVDLRKTDKYRWSTNFFEELTKKRKVALRLGEELETQSGYRLRPVILKKLLAGRIAIEDLSERDFELDIVQKGVDMRIGLDIASLAERQFANQIIMISGDSDFVPAAKHARRSGIDFILDPMWAKIAPSLSEHVDGIRQCVLPPPDNLDDPLHVKVDSEEADFDDEA, encoded by the coding sequence GTGACTGCAATATTGGTCGATGGTGGCTTTTATCGAAGAAGGGCTTATTCGCTTTTTGGCGATAAGACGGAAAAAGATCGTGCAGATGAACTTTTGAAATATTGCCACCGGCACATATCCAAATCTCGTAGCAGTCTTTACCGAATTTTTTACTATGACTGCCCGCCGTCGGATAAAGTTTTTTATCACCCGCTTTTAAAGAAACAAGTTGATCTTCGCAAAACTGACAAGTATCGATGGAGTACAAACTTTTTCGAAGAACTTACGAAGAAACGAAAAGTAGCTCTTCGTCTAGGGGAAGAGCTGGAAACACAGAGTGGTTATCGACTAAGACCTGTAATCCTAAAAAAGTTACTTGCAGGCAGAATAGCTATCGAAGACTTATCTGAGAGAGATTTCGAGCTTGATATTGTGCAAAAGGGTGTTGATATGAGAATTGGACTTGATATTGCCTCTCTTGCTGAACGACAGTTTGCCAATCAAATTATTATGATTTCGGGAGATTCTGATTTTGTGCCTGCTGCTAAGCATGCTCGACGGTCGGGAATAGACTTTATTCTTGATCCGATGTGGGCCAAAATCGCTCCAAGTCTAAGTGAACATGTGGATGGGATTCGGCAGTGTGTTCTTCCTCCTCCGGACAACCTTGACGATCCGTTACATGTGAAAGTTGATAGCGAAGAGGCTGATTTCGACGACGAAGCATAG
- a CDS encoding integrase core domain-containing protein, whose protein sequence is MVVINNELIHPRTWQDVLEVEIATFEWVSWWNKTRLHQALDYRTPLEVENDYWYTVNTTQKIQTPTRAKA, encoded by the coding sequence ATGGTTGTTATAAATAACGAGCTTATTCATCCTCGTACATGGCAAGACGTACTCGAAGTGGAAATCGCTACTTTTGAATGGGTAAGTTGGTGGAATAAGACACGGCTACATCAAGCACTCGACTACCGCACACCGCTCGAAGTTGAAAACGATTACTGGTACACCGTTAACACAACACAGAAAATACAAACACCAACCAGGGCAAAAGCCTAG